The Bryobacteraceae bacterium genome includes a window with the following:
- a CDS encoding putative metal-dependent hydrolase has translation MTRSELIAKIEAFPGELRRLVAGASAEQLDRPYRPGGWTSRQVIHHLADSHMHAYIRCRFILLENDPPLKPYDQNAWAALPDASHGPIEPSLAILDGLHARWAAFFRSVPEDAWTRKGYHPEYGAVTLERLLETYAAHGEKHLNHIRAGLAQP, from the coding sequence ATGACCCGCTCTGAACTCATCGCGAAAATCGAGGCCTTCCCGGGCGAGCTGCGCCGCCTCGTCGCCGGCGCTTCAGCCGAACAGCTCGACCGCCCCTACCGCCCCGGCGGCTGGACTTCCCGGCAGGTCATTCACCACCTCGCCGACTCCCACATGCACGCTTACATCCGCTGCCGCTTCATCCTGCTGGAAAACGACCCGCCGCTGAAGCCTTACGACCAGAACGCCTGGGCCGCCCTGCCGGATGCCTCGCACGGTCCCATCGAGCCCTCGCTCGCCATCCTCGACGGGCTGCACGCCCGCTGGGCCGCGTTCTTCCGGTCCGTGCCCGAGGACGCCTGGACGCGCAAGGGCTACCACCCGGAATACGGCGCCGTGACACTGGAGCGCCTGCTCGAGACGTACGCCGCCCACGGCGAGAAGCACCTGAACCACATCCGCGCCGGTCTGGCGCAGCCATGA
- a CDS encoding electron transporter YccM gives MTAAAPVVRRERKTHRRRTERDRSQQIRFAVQAAFLLLNVWIGVEFYLWVRAYETGGIAVVSRPPGVEGWLPIAGMMNTKYFFETGRIPAIHPAAMVLFMTFTGLSLLLRKSFCGWLCPVGTVSEYLWKLGRDTFRRNFFLPRWLDIGLRSLKYVLLGLFVYAVGTMSAEAIRQFLASPYGIVADVKMLNFFRYLGVTAAVVLAILVVASIFVQNFWCRYLCPYGALMGLAALLSPLRIRRNPATCIDCAKCAKACPERLPVDRLVQIRSAECIGCLECVAVCPVENTLDMHVAGVKRRVPAWAMAAAIAAIFCGATGWAMWAGHWQTHVPEDVYRELIPRAHEFSHP, from the coding sequence ATGACGGCCGCAGCGCCCGTTGTCCGGCGGGAGAGGAAAACGCACCGCAGGCGGACGGAGAGAGACCGTTCGCAGCAGATCCGGTTTGCCGTGCAGGCCGCATTCCTGCTGCTGAACGTGTGGATCGGCGTGGAGTTCTACCTGTGGGTGAGAGCCTATGAGACCGGCGGCATTGCGGTTGTCTCGCGCCCGCCCGGTGTCGAGGGCTGGCTCCCGATCGCCGGGATGATGAACACGAAGTACTTCTTCGAGACGGGCCGCATTCCGGCGATTCACCCGGCGGCGATGGTGCTGTTCATGACCTTCACGGGCCTGTCGCTGCTGCTGCGGAAATCGTTCTGCGGCTGGCTGTGCCCGGTGGGAACGGTTTCGGAGTATTTGTGGAAGCTTGGCCGGGACACGTTCCGGCGGAACTTCTTCCTGCCGCGATGGCTCGACATCGGACTGCGGAGCCTGAAGTACGTGCTGCTGGGGCTGTTCGTGTACGCGGTGGGCACGATGTCCGCCGAGGCGATCCGCCAGTTCCTGGCTTCGCCATACGGCATTGTGGCGGACGTGAAGATGCTGAACTTCTTCCGCTACCTTGGCGTGACGGCGGCGGTCGTGCTTGCGATTCTGGTTGTCGCCTCGATCTTCGTGCAGAACTTCTGGTGCCGCTATCTGTGCCCGTACGGCGCGCTGATGGGGCTGGCGGCGCTGCTGAGTCCGCTGCGGATCCGACGGAATCCCGCAACGTGCATCGACTGCGCGAAGTGCGCGAAGGCGTGCCCGGAGCGGCTGCCGGTGGACAGGCTCGTGCAAATCCGTTCGGCCGAGTGCATCGGGTGTCTGGAATGCGTGGCCGTGTGCCCTGTGGAGAACACGCTGGACATGCACGTGGCTGGAGTGAAGCGCCGCGTGCCGGCGTGGGCGATGGCGGCGGCGATCGCGGCGATTTTCTGCGGAGCGACCGGTTGGGCGATGTGGGCGGGGCACTGGCAGACGCATGTGCCCGAGGATGTCTACCGCGAGCTGATCCCGCGGGCGCACGAGTTCAGCCATCCGTAA
- a CDS encoding TIGR02453 family protein: MPASFAGFPPEALKFFRQLERNNRREWFEQRKQTFLETVRAPMEELVAAIDAALAAFAPEAVTLPERAIYRIYRDTRFTSDKTPYKTHIAASFFRSDLGRHVAGGYYFEISHRHVGIAGGVYMPTPENLRLIRLHILEHHERFDAAAREKKLLAAMGPLTGDRLSRPPKGFPPDHPAIEWIKFRHWYFWKELPAELATTRRLLPEIVLRFRLMKPVIDFFNEPLLAARKKHLPLTAGWA, encoded by the coding sequence ATGCCTGCCAGCTTTGCCGGTTTCCCGCCGGAGGCGCTGAAATTCTTCCGGCAGCTTGAGCGCAACAACCGCCGCGAATGGTTCGAGCAGCGCAAGCAGACGTTCCTCGAAACCGTCCGCGCCCCCATGGAAGAGCTCGTGGCCGCCATCGACGCCGCACTCGCGGCGTTCGCTCCGGAAGCGGTCACCCTGCCTGAGCGCGCCATCTACCGCATCTACCGCGATACGCGCTTCACCTCCGACAAGACGCCCTACAAGACCCACATCGCCGCTTCTTTCTTCCGCTCGGATCTCGGCCGTCATGTCGCCGGCGGCTACTATTTCGAAATCTCCCACCGCCACGTCGGCATCGCCGGCGGCGTCTATATGCCGACACCCGAAAACCTGCGCCTCATCCGGCTTCACATTCTCGAACATCACGAGCGCTTCGACGCCGCCGCCCGCGAGAAAAAGCTCCTCGCCGCCATGGGTCCTCTCACCGGAGACCGCCTCTCCCGCCCGCCGAAAGGTTTCCCGCCTGATCATCCCGCGATCGAGTGGATCAAGTTCAGGCACTGGTACTTCTGGAAGGAGCTCCCCGCCGAACTCGCCACGACGCGCCGGCTTCTGCCGGAAATCGTCCTCCGCTTCCGCCTCATGAAGCCCGTCATCGATTTCTTCAACGAGCCGCTGCTCGCCGCCCGGAAGAAACATCTCCCGCTCACGGCCGGCTGGGCCTGA
- the murB1 gene encoding UDP-N-acetylenolpyruvoylglucosamine reductase 1, with protein sequence MTGLEEAQQRLAEIPLLQVTLNEPLWRHTRFGLGGPAAVFACTHDEAAFVEAVRTVRGSGAPWVVIGMGTNLIVSDDGFPGAVLRYDGSQIRVEGRCVRAEAGAALQSLVDATIEAGLQGYEPMTGIPGNVGAAIYGNAGAYGASISDRIVRVRYFDGAAIRETDHAGCGFRYRESEFKRRRLKGEPWLILSAEFAFPWGDAAEMRSRAGEILAIRNRKYPPEMKCAGSIFKNLLWENLPERARAAAPAEVIKGGKVPAAWFLDRAGAKGLAAGGIRVSADHANTLYNAGGGTAAEFLSLVAELKRRVREQFGIELEEEVQYIGFGEVTR encoded by the coding sequence ATGACGGGTCTGGAAGAGGCGCAGCAGCGCCTCGCCGAAATCCCACTGTTACAGGTTACTCTGAACGAGCCGCTGTGGCGGCACACGCGGTTCGGGCTGGGCGGGCCGGCGGCGGTGTTCGCCTGCACGCACGACGAAGCGGCGTTTGTCGAGGCCGTGCGCACCGTGCGGGGCAGCGGCGCGCCATGGGTGGTCATCGGGATGGGGACGAACCTGATCGTGTCCGACGATGGATTCCCGGGCGCCGTGCTGCGCTACGACGGCTCGCAGATCCGGGTGGAAGGCCGCTGCGTCCGGGCGGAAGCCGGAGCGGCGCTGCAATCGCTGGTCGACGCGACGATCGAGGCAGGTCTGCAGGGCTATGAGCCGATGACAGGGATTCCCGGCAATGTGGGCGCGGCCATTTACGGGAATGCGGGCGCGTACGGAGCTTCGATTTCGGACCGGATCGTGCGCGTGCGGTATTTCGACGGCGCGGCCATCCGGGAAACGGACCACGCAGGCTGCGGGTTCCGCTACCGGGAAAGCGAGTTCAAGCGGCGGCGGCTCAAGGGGGAGCCGTGGCTGATCCTTTCGGCGGAATTCGCATTCCCCTGGGGCGACGCGGCGGAAATGCGGTCCAGAGCCGGGGAAATTCTGGCCATCCGGAACCGGAAATATCCGCCGGAAATGAAATGCGCCGGCAGTATTTTCAAAAATCTCCTCTGGGAAAATCTTCCGGAACGGGCGCGCGCGGCGGCGCCGGCGGAGGTGATCAAGGGCGGCAAGGTGCCCGCGGCGTGGTTTCTGGACCGGGCGGGAGCGAAGGGGCTGGCGGCGGGCGGCATCCGCGTTTCCGCCGATCACGCCAACACTCTGTATAATGCGGGCGGCGGCACGGCGGCTGAGTTCCTGTCGCTTGTGGCTGAGCTGAAAAGGCGGGTGCGGGAGCAGTTCGGCATCGAGCTCGAAGAAGAAGTGCAGTACATCGGGTTCGGGGAGGTGACGCGATGA
- the selB gene encoding selenocysteine-specific translation factor has product MRALTGIDTDRLEEEKRRGISIDLGFAHLEAGGVRFGFVDVPGHERFVKNMLAGAGGIDAVLLVIAADESVKPQTREHFEICRLLSVRHGLVVLTKKDLADADMLELARLEAAELVRGSFLDGAPVVAVSAATGEGLGELRAEMVRLAAQIPEKDRQGIPRLPVDRSFTLRGFGTVVTGTLVAGRFRAGEDVEIQPGGRRLRIRGLQVHGEMVEEAVAGQRTAVNLAGVEAAELQRGMTLTAPGRWQATGAVDCRVELLAGARELRHGAPVHFHAWTAETTAEVRLFDARRALAPGSSGLVRILLEHPVLLAPGDRFILRQFSPVVTIGGGVVIDPQPLLRMKKEAAAARLAEVEKAGLEKKLALWAAEQPWGVDAAALAGRAGLTVEILQTMVPQAGLVWIRGERPRAAVQTRVLEEARRLRERLARFHAENPLLAGMPRAAAGLDAGWLEAVLEADSEIAAEGETLRLRSFVPRKKAEESEAEERIERVFRDAGFEAPPVSEALKKAGVDEARARTLLQLMIKDGRLVRVSPELLLHRDTAERLKAMVRQRKGQRFGVGEFKEWTGVSRKYAIPLLEFLDRERVTRREGDRRVVL; this is encoded by the coding sequence GTGCGGGCGCTGACGGGGATTGACACCGACCGGCTGGAAGAAGAAAAGCGGCGCGGCATTTCGATCGATCTCGGCTTCGCGCACCTGGAGGCGGGCGGCGTGCGTTTCGGGTTCGTGGACGTGCCGGGGCATGAGCGGTTCGTGAAGAACATGCTGGCGGGCGCAGGGGGCATCGATGCGGTGCTGCTGGTGATCGCAGCGGACGAAAGCGTGAAGCCGCAGACGCGGGAACATTTCGAGATCTGCCGGCTGCTGAGCGTCCGGCACGGACTGGTGGTGCTGACGAAGAAAGATCTGGCCGATGCCGACATGCTGGAGCTGGCGAGGCTGGAAGCCGCCGAGCTGGTGCGGGGATCGTTCCTCGACGGCGCGCCCGTGGTGGCGGTCAGTGCAGCGACCGGGGAAGGACTCGGGGAGCTGAGGGCCGAGATGGTCCGGCTCGCTGCGCAGATTCCGGAGAAGGACCGGCAGGGAATTCCCCGGCTTCCCGTGGACCGGTCGTTCACGCTGCGCGGGTTCGGGACGGTGGTGACCGGAACGCTGGTGGCGGGGCGGTTCCGCGCGGGCGAAGACGTGGAAATTCAGCCGGGCGGACGGCGGCTGCGCATCCGCGGGCTTCAGGTGCACGGCGAGATGGTGGAAGAAGCCGTGGCAGGGCAGCGGACGGCGGTGAATCTGGCGGGGGTCGAGGCTGCAGAGTTGCAGCGCGGAATGACGCTGACGGCACCTGGGCGGTGGCAGGCGACGGGCGCCGTGGATTGCCGCGTGGAGCTGCTGGCAGGCGCGCGCGAACTGCGGCATGGCGCGCCCGTTCACTTTCATGCCTGGACGGCGGAGACAACGGCGGAGGTGCGGCTGTTCGATGCGCGGCGGGCTCTGGCGCCGGGCAGTTCGGGGCTGGTGCGGATTCTTCTCGAACATCCTGTGCTGCTGGCGCCGGGCGACCGGTTTATTCTTCGGCAGTTTTCTCCGGTGGTGACGATCGGGGGCGGCGTCGTGATCGATCCGCAGCCGCTGTTGCGGATGAAGAAAGAAGCGGCGGCTGCCAGGCTGGCGGAAGTGGAAAAGGCGGGTCTCGAAAAGAAACTGGCCCTGTGGGCAGCCGAGCAGCCTTGGGGCGTAGATGCCGCGGCGCTCGCAGGACGGGCTGGGTTGACAGTGGAGATCCTGCAAACGATGGTCCCGCAGGCGGGTCTTGTCTGGATTCGCGGAGAGCGTCCCCGCGCCGCCGTGCAGACGCGGGTGCTGGAAGAAGCCCGGCGGCTGAGGGAGCGGCTGGCGCGGTTCCATGCGGAGAACCCGCTGCTGGCGGGGATGCCGAGGGCGGCGGCGGGACTGGATGCCGGGTGGCTGGAGGCGGTGCTGGAGGCGGACTCCGAGATTGCGGCGGAGGGCGAGACGCTGCGGTTGCGCAGTTTCGTTCCCCGGAAGAAGGCGGAAGAGTCGGAGGCCGAGGAGCGGATCGAGCGGGTGTTCCGGGACGCCGGCTTCGAGGCGCCGCCGGTGAGCGAAGCACTGAAGAAGGCAGGGGTGGACGAGGCGCGGGCGAGGACGCTGCTGCAGCTGATGATCAAGGACGGGCGGCTGGTGCGCGTGTCGCCGGAGCTGCTGCTGCACCGGGACACGGCGGAGAGGCTGAAAGCGATGGTGAGGCAGCGGAAGGGGCAGCGGTTCGGCGTCGGAGAATTCAAGGAGTGGACGGGCGTGAGCCGGAAGTATGCGATTCCGCTGCTCGAGTTTCTGGACCGGGAGCGGGTGACGCGCCGCGAGGGGGACCGGCGAGTGGTGCTGTAA
- the hpnJ gene encoding hopanoid biosynthesis associated radical SAM protein HpnJ produces MRTLFLNPPSFEGFDGGASSRWPATREIESYWYPVWLCYPAGMLPDSKVVDAPPHKISIEQTVAMAKDFELLVLFTSTPGFDVDVRMASMMKDANPKLKVCFVGPPVTVEPEKALAHTAIDFVIRREFDYQIVEYANGKPLEEIPGASFRKNGRIVHNPEAPYIEDLDALPWVTKVYKRDLDFRRYNVPFLLNPFISLYTSRGCPALCTFCLWPQTHSGHRWRLRSVDDVVAEVKWAKENFPGLKEIFFDDDTFNYKGARTIELCKKLAPLGVTWSCTSRVTTDYDTLAAMKDAGARLLIVGYESGDPQILKNIKKGATVEMARRFTKNAHKLGLTIHADYIVGLPGETRESIRRTIEFAKELDTETIQVSIAHPYPGTEFYDYAQKNGLIQIGVSMTDESGHQLPNIVYPGLDRAELVDWVQRFYDEYYYRPKAAFRVVAKAVLNGDVKRLYKEAREYLSLRAKRKQFVAEQKGQAEAEPARETVAASGD; encoded by the coding sequence ATGAGGACGCTTTTCCTGAACCCGCCCTCGTTCGAGGGCTTTGACGGCGGGGCCAGCTCGCGCTGGCCGGCCACCCGCGAAATCGAGTCGTACTGGTATCCGGTCTGGCTCTGCTACCCCGCCGGAATGTTGCCGGACTCGAAAGTCGTCGATGCGCCGCCGCACAAGATTTCGATCGAGCAGACGGTGGCGATGGCGAAGGACTTCGAGCTGCTGGTGCTGTTCACGTCCACGCCCGGCTTCGACGTCGACGTGCGCATGGCGTCGATGATGAAGGATGCGAACCCGAAGCTGAAGGTCTGCTTTGTCGGTCCGCCGGTGACGGTGGAGCCGGAGAAGGCGCTGGCCCATACGGCGATCGACTTTGTCATCCGCCGGGAGTTCGATTACCAGATTGTCGAGTACGCCAACGGGAAGCCGCTCGAGGAGATTCCCGGCGCCAGCTTCCGGAAGAACGGGCGCATCGTCCACAATCCTGAGGCGCCCTACATTGAAGACCTGGACGCGCTGCCGTGGGTGACGAAGGTCTACAAGCGGGATCTCGATTTCCGGCGTTACAACGTTCCGTTCCTGCTGAATCCGTTCATCAGCCTGTACACGTCGCGCGGATGCCCCGCACTGTGCACGTTCTGCCTGTGGCCGCAGACGCACTCCGGGCACCGGTGGCGGCTGCGGTCCGTCGATGATGTGGTGGCGGAAGTGAAATGGGCGAAGGAGAACTTTCCGGGGCTGAAAGAGATCTTCTTCGACGATGACACGTTCAACTACAAGGGCGCGCGGACGATTGAACTGTGCAAGAAGCTGGCGCCGCTGGGCGTGACGTGGTCCTGCACGTCGCGCGTGACGACGGACTATGACACGCTGGCTGCGATGAAGGACGCCGGCGCGCGGCTGCTGATTGTCGGATACGAATCCGGCGACCCGCAGATCCTGAAGAACATCAAGAAGGGCGCCACGGTGGAGATGGCGCGGCGGTTCACGAAGAACGCGCACAAGCTGGGGCTGACGATTCACGCGGATTACATCGTCGGGCTGCCGGGCGAGACGCGGGAGTCGATCCGGCGCACGATCGAGTTCGCGAAGGAGCTCGATACGGAGACGATTCAGGTTTCGATCGCGCACCCGTACCCGGGCACGGAATTTTACGATTACGCGCAGAAGAACGGGCTGATCCAGATCGGGGTATCGATGACGGACGAGAGCGGCCATCAACTTCCGAACATCGTTTACCCGGGTCTCGACCGCGCGGAGCTGGTGGACTGGGTGCAGCGGTTTTACGACGAATATTACTACCGGCCGAAGGCTGCGTTCCGCGTGGTGGCCAAGGCGGTGCTGAACGGCGACGTGAAGAGGCTTTACAAGGAAGCGCGCGAGTATCTGAGCCTGCGCGCGAAGCGCAAGCAGTTCGTCGCCGAACAGAAGGGGCAAGCAGAGGCTGAACCGGCCCGGGAGACGGTCGCCGCCAGCGGAGACTGA
- a CDS encoding ceramide glucosyltransferase, which translates to MEALGGRDAGGGRRCAAGALIEWLLLGAAAVALLYQSAALAASAGFSLRARLAPAQPPAAWPPVSILKPVYGLDPQLEEAVASHLRLDYPEYELLIGFQRADDPAIPVLRRLLEQHPAAQARIEIIQTDALNAKTGVLEGLSRKARHEVLVVNDADILVTPDYLRRIVARLHEPGVGVVTCLYHARASSLPGCFEALGIATDFMPSALVAPFVGVREFGFGSTLCFRRADLEAIGGFGSFDDYIADDYQLASRIVALGKRAAFADAAVLTYLADPDWRSVWRHQLRWARTIRFSRPGGFAGMPVTHAGLWALANLAAGNFGAAAALWLARSAMGAFAGFAVLRHWPALLAAPLIPLWDLFAFAIWAAAWCGRSAWWRGHRIFLGDRGRIVRKCSTAAAAPASLQGLDSR; encoded by the coding sequence GTGGAAGCGCTGGGGGGGCGCGATGCTGGCGGCGGCCGGCGTTGCGCTGCTGGCGCTTTGATCGAGTGGCTTCTTCTCGGCGCGGCGGCGGTGGCCCTGCTGTATCAGTCGGCGGCGCTGGCGGCGTCGGCGGGCTTCTCTCTGCGCGCGCGCCTTGCGCCCGCGCAGCCGCCCGCCGCGTGGCCGCCGGTCTCCATTCTGAAGCCTGTTTACGGGCTCGATCCGCAACTGGAAGAGGCCGTGGCGTCGCACCTCCGGCTCGACTATCCCGAGTACGAGCTGCTGATCGGCTTCCAGAGGGCGGACGATCCGGCGATTCCCGTACTGAGGCGGCTGCTTGAACAGCATCCGGCGGCGCAGGCGCGGATCGAAATCATCCAGACGGATGCTCTGAACGCGAAGACCGGGGTGCTGGAGGGCCTGAGCCGCAAGGCGCGCCACGAAGTGCTGGTGGTCAACGACGCCGACATCCTCGTCACGCCGGATTATCTGAGACGGATTGTGGCGCGGCTTCACGAGCCGGGAGTCGGGGTGGTCACCTGCCTGTACCATGCGCGGGCTTCGTCCCTGCCAGGCTGTTTTGAAGCGCTGGGCATCGCCACGGACTTCATGCCGTCCGCGCTGGTGGCGCCGTTCGTGGGCGTGCGCGAGTTCGGCTTCGGTTCGACGCTGTGTTTCCGGCGGGCGGATCTGGAGGCTATCGGCGGTTTTGGCTCGTTCGACGATTACATTGCTGACGATTACCAGCTTGCATCGCGGATCGTGGCGCTGGGCAAGCGCGCCGCATTCGCGGATGCCGCCGTGCTGACGTATCTCGCCGACCCGGACTGGCGCTCCGTGTGGCGGCATCAGCTGCGGTGGGCGCGCACCATCCGGTTTTCGCGGCCCGGGGGGTTTGCGGGCATGCCGGTGACGCACGCGGGCCTGTGGGCGCTGGCCAATCTGGCGGCCGGGAATTTCGGCGCAGCCGCGGCGCTATGGCTGGCCCGGAGCGCGATGGGCGCGTTTGCGGGCTTCGCGGTGCTCCGCCACTGGCCCGCGTTGCTGGCGGCGCCGCTCATTCCTCTGTGGGATCTGTTTGCGTTCGCCATCTGGGCGGCAGCGTGGTGCGGCCGCTCGGCGTGGTGGCGGGGCCATCGCATCTTCCTCGGGGACAGGGGCAGGATCGTCCGGAAATGCAGCACGGCTGCAGCCGCTCCGGCGAGCCTGCAGGGGCTGGATTCCCGTTGA
- the sulP gene encoding sulfate permease gives MASTTTGIEPRRAETGSWTGAGVLDPNRGNFFRYDGPAGTVVFLVALPLCLGIALASEAPLFSGIIAGVVGGILVSFLSGSQVSVTGPAAGLSVIVASSIATLGSFPAFLMAVVLAGVLQFFMGVFRLGAFADYVPNSVIKGMLAGIGIVITLKQIPHALGRDEDFIGNFAFLEKSGFNTLTDILEALAAPHAGAILISAGAVAIMLGWERVQPRLSGPLRLMPGPLLAVGFGLGTNTLLRWLGSPLAVTEPEHLVTLPVARSPGEFLSFLTPPDFSRAGDPAVWAVAATLAVVASIETMLSIEAGDRLDPFRRITPSNRELMAQGAGNMVSGLLGGLPMTSVVVRTSANVFAGGRTWMSSFIHGWLLLLSVLFIPQLLNQIPLACLASILILVGFKLTKPALFRSMYAQGWSQFLPFLSTVVAVVLTDLLKGVLIGFLIGIFFVIRTNHHDALTVVNLDRHYLVRFNKDASFVNKNELRSHLRKIPENSHVIIDATRALYIDNDIREAVEDFKALAPYRNITVETRNF, from the coding sequence ATGGCATCGACGACGACCGGGATCGAACCGCGCCGGGCTGAGACGGGTTCATGGACCGGAGCGGGCGTGCTGGATCCGAACAGGGGCAATTTCTTCCGTTACGATGGTCCCGCCGGGACGGTCGTGTTTCTGGTGGCTCTGCCGCTGTGCCTGGGCATCGCGCTGGCTTCCGAAGCACCGCTGTTTTCCGGCATCATCGCCGGCGTCGTTGGCGGCATTCTTGTCTCCTTCCTGTCCGGTTCGCAGGTCAGCGTCACGGGGCCGGCTGCGGGACTCAGCGTCATCGTCGCTTCCTCGATCGCCACACTGGGCTCGTTCCCTGCATTCCTGATGGCCGTGGTTCTGGCAGGAGTGCTGCAGTTTTTCATGGGGGTGTTCCGTCTGGGCGCTTTTGCCGATTACGTGCCGAACTCGGTCATCAAGGGCATGCTGGCGGGCATCGGGATCGTCATCACTCTGAAGCAGATTCCGCATGCGCTGGGGCGGGATGAGGACTTCATCGGCAACTTCGCGTTTCTGGAGAAGTCGGGCTTCAACACCCTGACGGACATCCTGGAAGCGCTGGCCGCTCCCCACGCAGGCGCCATTCTGATCTCCGCGGGAGCGGTGGCGATCATGCTGGGCTGGGAGCGCGTGCAGCCGCGCCTTTCCGGTCCGCTCCGGCTGATGCCGGGCCCCCTGCTGGCCGTGGGGTTCGGGCTGGGAACCAACACTCTGCTGCGCTGGCTGGGCTCCCCTCTTGCCGTTACCGAGCCGGAGCATCTTGTCACCCTTCCGGTGGCCCGAAGTCCCGGGGAATTCCTCAGCTTCCTGACGCCCCCCGATTTCTCCCGCGCCGGCGACCCGGCAGTGTGGGCCGTGGCGGCCACTCTGGCGGTCGTCGCCAGCATCGAGACGATGCTTTCGATTGAAGCCGGCGACCGTCTCGATCCGTTCCGCCGCATCACGCCCTCGAACCGCGAGCTGATGGCGCAGGGAGCCGGAAACATGGTGAGCGGGCTGCTCGGCGGCCTTCCGATGACGAGCGTGGTCGTCCGCACGTCCGCCAATGTCTTTGCGGGCGGGCGGACGTGGATGTCGTCTTTCATCCACGGCTGGCTTCTGCTGCTCAGCGTGCTGTTCATCCCGCAACTGCTGAATCAGATTCCGCTCGCCTGCCTGGCGTCCATCCTGATTCTGGTCGGCTTCAAGCTCACCAAGCCCGCCCTGTTCCGCAGCATGTACGCGCAGGGCTGGAGCCAGTTCCTGCCTTTTCTGTCGACCGTCGTCGCGGTCGTGCTGACCGACCTGCTCAAGGGCGTGCTGATCGGCTTTCTGATCGGGATTTTCTTCGTCATCCGGACCAATCATCACGACGCTCTGACCGTCGTCAATCTGGATCGTCATTACCTTGTGCGCTTCAACAAGGACGCCTCCTTCGTCAATAAGAACGAGCTCCGCTCCCATCTCCGCAAAATCCCTGAGAATTCCCACGTCATCATCGACGCCACCAGGGCTCTTTACATTGACAACGACATCCGCGAGGCCGTTGAAGATTTCAAGGCCCTCGCCCCGTACCGCAACATCACGGTGGAAACCAGGAATTTCTAG
- the cynT gene encoding carbonic anhydrase, with amino-acid sequence MDTYKRLLLANKAWVQEKLNVDPRFFERQAAQQRPEFMWIGCSDSRVPAEDITGVQPGELFVHRNVANLVVHTDFNMLSSLQYAVEVLEVEHIIVCGHYDCGGVKNALTRHDFGLINKWLRYIKDVYRLHRREIDAIGDPQARLDRMIEVNVMEQVNNLAETSIIQRSWKKFNRPVLHGWIYDLRTGYLKEQACLRPGAQLEPIYMFDFWDEGSGQSQS; translated from the coding sequence ATGGACACCTACAAGCGACTTCTGCTGGCCAACAAGGCATGGGTCCAGGAAAAACTCAACGTCGATCCGCGGTTTTTCGAGCGGCAGGCTGCACAACAGCGGCCTGAATTCATGTGGATCGGCTGCTCGGATTCCCGCGTGCCCGCCGAGGACATCACCGGCGTGCAGCCGGGCGAGCTGTTCGTCCACCGCAACGTGGCCAACCTTGTCGTGCATACGGACTTCAACATGCTGAGCTCGCTTCAGTACGCGGTTGAAGTGTTGGAGGTGGAGCACATCATCGTCTGCGGCCATTACGATTGCGGCGGCGTGAAGAACGCGCTGACGCGCCACGATTTCGGGCTGATCAACAAGTGGCTGCGCTACATCAAGGACGTCTACCGGCTGCACCGCCGGGAAATCGACGCCATTGGCGATCCTCAGGCGCGGCTGGACCGCATGATCGAAGTCAACGTCATGGAGCAGGTGAACAATCTCGCGGAGACGTCAATCATCCAGCGTTCCTGGAAGAAGTTCAACCGTCCTGTTCTCCACGGCTGGATTTACGACCTGCGCACCGGCTATCTCAAGGAACAGGCGTGCCTCCGCCCCGGCGCCCAACTCGAGCCGATCTATATGTTCGACTTCTGGGACGAAGGCTCCGGGCAGAGCCAGTCCTGA